The window TCTTTTGCTTGGCAGATGCACCATAAAACAAATACAAGTTAGTACTCGAATAGTACTCGAATTTAAAAAGTGAATGGCCCAAGGTCACAAGCAAGTGCCTGGGAGCGGAAAAGAAAtagaagggtacatgtagggTCTGCAACTGCAAGCCCAACCGAACTCAGGTCAACCATGTCTGTGTATTTCATTCTATTTGTCAAGGGTAATATAAAAAGATTAGAAAATAATCATTGATGTGATTGAACATTGATAACATtaaacatatacagtagaacctcctttagaggacaactctctattaaggtcaccctcactaataaggacactacttttgttcCCAATTGggtcttccattcaatttgacctctctaatcaggacacctctttatcaaggacagtacttgtcagttccgtgggtgtccttaatagggaggttctactgtatataataTATCATCCAACAAAAGTTGTCTACAAGATAATAGAGAGTACAACTATCTACAAACAATATACAGCACACAATGGCTCCAGTAGTCTGTTAATCCTGGGCTGGTATGCTATTGACTGTCAGAAACATTGTATACCACTatgattgtgactatgtcttttaTGACTGAGACAGAGacaaaagaaaaatatcataaaGATTGAAATCAACATCATGAAATTCGTGGAGTTATACCAAGCCGAAAATAAACAATTATCTGCTTACCTCTTGATAACTTGTGGCAAATGGATCAAATGTGGAGTTTATTAATTTAAATGATAAATTCACATGAGGAAAAGAGTGGAAGAACTCGGAAAGCCACAACGTCTCGTACTGCGCGACCGGCCCGGCGACCAGCGAATCCGTCTCGTAGCTTACAGCCATTTGTAGTCCTTAGGCGAATCTCTCACAACATTCATACATACATCCTATGAGAGTGTTAATTTTTAGATGATTTCCCCTTATTTTCACTGATGTGCGAGCTTTACATCCCACAGAAAACAAGATGAAATTCACAGCAGTCTGATCAAGAAATCTCTTTCTCTTCCCATCTTGTCGTTCCGCGTCTCATGCACTAGCGACACCCATTGAACTAAAAAATACTAAACGGAGAACGGGGACAGTGTGGCAAGGTGACCTGCAAGCGAGGTACTTTACTCGAGTATGAAACGAACTCGTACTAATTACCTGGAAGCGAGGTTGCTGGTGCTCAGACTAGTTCTATGTTTAGCTTTGCAGCACCTGCGCGTTGCATGCCGGTCCGATGATATAGTCCGGTGATGCTAGATTTTCCCGCAataaaaaacacaaatttaCTGACCTTTAGACAATGTTATCATATCATTTtacttgaaataaaataaaaataaccttGAATCAGGGATAATTTGTAAATTTTAGAAAATGAGCACCAATCATCAATTTTAATCTAAGCACTATTTTGACACCGTTTCACCCTTGCGGTATTTCTGACACGATTACTGCGCTACACAGGTTTAAGTACCGACGAGACCAGTGACCAGTCAATCAAACTAAAAtacatcaaaaatatatcaaaacctcTTTAAAATCCTATTTCTGAAATAGCAATTGTATATGAAGCTCACTTTCTTATTGTTGGGTCGTAAAATGGCTAAAAAATGTGAAATAGTCAATTCGGAAAATTTCGGTTTTACTACCGATCCCATCGCCATCGGTATTTTTCGGCGATGACTCACCCATGACGCAAAGTGGGTTTTCCTCGTACACACACTGGTTGGTCGTGTGTACGGAATTTGTTCAAGATTTTTGCCGATTTTTTCCACATTTACGCGTCACAAAAAGTCTAGATTTGTGAAATCAAGTCCTGGATGACCAAGGCGTCTGTCCTAAAACTCAGATCGATCCATTAAGACAGCAAATGGCAGGTAAATGCGGTGTTTTCATCACCAGAAAGTCTTGAAAGTTATGGGATTTCTTCTAGGAAATACACTCATCAATGTATGTAGCTATACAGATCAATGCATGAATGATCATGACTCATCTTACTCATTACTGAAACAGAGCCAGTGTGTATTTACACAGTTGATCAGCTATTTATTCGGGTTTATTGTATTCACGGAAGAAGGCCAGGAAGGAGAGAAGCGGAAGAAGCCAGTTCTCGagttaaaataaaaaattggcctACTTCTTTCGCCTTCGGCCAGGCTACTGGTACTTCTTGTCTTTGGTCAGATCAGACTCTGCGAACACTAGGTTtaatcccaaattggttgtttctattcaattggacctctctaatcaggacacctctcaatcaaggacagcacttgtcagtctcgagggtgtccttaatagagaggttctactgtacttgtcttTACTTCAAATTGTTTATTTAAGTCCCTAAAAACAAGTCATAGGGCTCAAGTGATcctacatcatgacattgttTAACTATTTTGTTGTATTTGTATAACTACCGGTATTCTATTGTACTTGAACATTATTTCTCAGAACAATTTAACCCGACCTTGTTAAcagtttttgacaaaaacaaGATGTGGCTACCCCAACGCCTTACCCTCCACTGTGCTATTGCCCATTCTTAGAACAGGTTCCAGAGCTTTTGCCCTGCTGTACACTCTGCTTTGAAGCCAAACACAATGCTTTTAAAACACGCAATACAACACTAgccatgctacatgtagctcGATGTTAGCATTTGTTAGTTAGTTATGCCAACATCTATCAGTATGCAGACTAGATTGTATCATCGTTGTTACTGGCACATCCACAGGCCATCACTTCATACATTGTGATACGGATGCATCACTGTTGCAGTCACTGACTCAAAGTACTCACGCTCACTTGGCACTGGTCACTGTCACAAGCATTAGCAGGCCATACACCACTCGCAAAATTATTTTGAGGCCATTTCAACAAACAACACTTCCACAGGCAGTGATCTTGACAATAAAGTATTGAGTAGAAGCTTGTGCTTATCATGTTGTGCTTTTATCTGTTAGATACCCCGCCGAATGTCTCTGTGTCTGGCGAAGCTGGTTGGAGGGCCGACGGCAGCCGGACAGGGATTCGTGATCTACAGCATCCTAATTGTGGTGCCGATGTCTCCATAGCACAGAGTGGTCACAAACCTGTCAATGATATGGAAGCCTTGTCGCCTGGTAGTCCCTATCACCGAGGCCAGAGCATTAGCCCAGTGCATCGTGGTAACCTCTCATCGCCAGAATCCTCACCTCTCAGCTCAGGAGCCAACTCGCCGAGAGAGTTCAGGGGTGGTATTCAGAAACCTGATAACAGACATAATGTTGCAGGACACCGATCTGCAAATAAAGGTACCAAATAATAATGGaattttatgatattttttcaCTGGTATTGGTCGATTAATGAGTTATGTAGGTCATGTTGCCAACCAATCGAGCAACCTGCCAAAGTAAAGTTGGTTGTCTTTCTTCACAAACCAGGagtcctcggggggggggggggggggtggaatATCTTCTCAAAGAAAGAAGTTGCCTGCCCTAAAATTTGGTCTCCAGCAACTAAAACCTCACCTTATCTAACCACTGCTTACATCTAACTTTTTTTGGCATGATAGTCCATGATTTTCGtgtttacatgtactgtagaatGAACTGTTGTGCCACATCTCAGAGTAGATATCCGCCACACACCAATACTTCTACACTGACCCTACTTAGGACACAAATTAGACACACATCTCTTCTCTCACATAAAATCCCTCGTTGTAGCCCTATACCGGTGTGCGAATCCTCATCTTTGATTATGCCATAGAGCACGATCCCATTTGAATTGGATGTTGTGCATTTGGTGGTCTCAACTCACCATGTTCTGGCCAGATTGTTTTTTAGACGGGGTGCTCACCGGAGAATTTTTCGAATTCGAGGCTCAGATTTTTCGAATTGTTTGCATAAAAATTGTGTCATTTTTGTGCAAAAAGGCTTGGGTAACACAGTACACATTGTATGtagttttatacatgtatttcgatgGTTTCTATTAAGGGTGTTTACATGCAGATTGTGCTCCTTTGCAAGTCCCAGATCAAGCTCACAGTGTTAGAAATGAAAAACAAGGAGGCACCTCAACGCCCTGGCATGCCTAGGAAACAGATGGTAGCGCCCCCTTTTTAGAAACTTTCTGGTGAAAACACTGTCTCTAAACAGTCAAAACTGTGAATAGTTCCTGTCAGGCAGGTTTTGTGCTCATTACCATGTAACCTACTAATGAGGTCATATGGTCCCTGGGAGATCATAACTGATTTATGAATCGTATACACAGTCTTTGTGCTGTTGAAGTCACACATTGAAAGTAGTTTATGCATGCCAATGCACACAATAACACAGtagtgcagtagaacctctctatcaaggacaccctttggactgacaagtgctgcccttTGGTAatactaatagagaggtgtcctaattagagaggtcaaactgaatggagacaacaaaTTAAGGAACAAAACTCGTGTCCTTTGGATAAGTTTCCTCTacgagaggttccactgtgtctaaaaaattgttttgcagGATAAGCTCAAGCTTATTGGGAACCACCAGTTTTCTCACACCAACATTTTTGGTACTGTGACCCTATTTTGACACACTATAATTCATTTCTGTTTTGAGCAGTGTGGCACCGACATCGGTCTGGGTGCTTTCACAGAACTATTAATAACTCCATAAGTATGTCTGGGTgctaaaatggaaaaaaaattttttttccaagtGCTGCACGTGCACAAAAGCATTCGATAGTTTTTTTGCATGTGTCAAGAGCACTTGAGAAAACGTTATCACTTTTCAATGATCGTTTATGTTTTTCTCCTTCCTTGTCTTCCAGGGCGCAAAAAGCCTCCGGGAATGGGGTTGAAGATCAACGTGACTTCAACGCCCCCTCCAAAAGCTGGGTAAGTCCACATCCTTTGAATTTCTTCTATGCGAAGCCAGTGGCAGTGCCGAGGCTAGTGACGTATTCCTACTCGACCTATCTGATACACTCTCTATCCATAGCAAAAGAGAGACATCCTCCAACAACCTGGAAAAAAATACTCAATTCTTTAAAATAGAACTCAAAAGCAAAAAGAAACTTCAAAGTCTCTCCAAATAAAAACTGAAAGATGTCTGATCACATAGTAGATGACACTGTGGGGGTGTTCTACATTGTATTCCTTTTCAGATTATCAAAACAATGAACTTCCGTTTCAGGCCCCCGAGAGAGCTCGATGACAGAGTTACCATAACCGTTGACGACAAAGTCTATGACGTCAAGGCGACTGACTTGGAGCGCCTGGGTGAACTGGGCCGAGGAGCGTATGGCGTTGTTGAGAAGAGAAAGCACACGCCAAGTGGGCTTATCATGGCAGTGAAGGTAAATACTTGATCCTTTTGTCTTCTTGTTTTGTACATTTGGTTAGCTTTAGATTGGTCAACAATTGAGAGATTGCTGTTTTTCTGatgataatacagtagaacctctctactaaggacaccctcgggactgacaagtgttgtccttaatagagaggtgtcctgattagagaggtcaaattgaatggaaagaaccaatttgggaccaaaactagtgtccttaatagagaggttgtccttaatagagaggtgtccgctaagggaggttctactgtagtaataataatgataaaaatgatagTGTGTTCTTATATAGTAATCTTCACTCTGTTATCTAATGTCTCAGTCAAAGTGCTTTAAAATCGAAACATCACCCAGCCTATCCAAAAACATTTCTGGggaaccaagggcagccacaatcgAGCGCACACAAGGATACTTCAGGccagttgcgagttacaaagtggcacTGGTCGGATATCAAACCCAGGACCTCCTGATCACAGGGCCGACGCTCAAACGTTGTGCCACCCGTCATCAACTGTCACTTTCAATTCCAGCGGATTCATTGCACTGTGAACTCAGAGGAACAGAAGAGACTGCTGATGGATCTTGATGTCTCGATGCGGAGTGGAAACTGTGTGTACATGGTCAAATTCTATGGGGCCTTATTCCGAGAGGTAAGATGTGCtgtcttttcatattttttagGTCAAGTGAGTACAGATACAAAATTGATGAGTGCACACCAAACCTTCCCTTCTCATAGCAAAGGGTTGGTTGTATATTTTGATTTCTAAAAAAATAGCTCTTTGTGTAAATTTAGCAAAGTGTTGGTTGTATATTTTGATTTCTAAAAAAATAGCTCTTTGTATAAATTTAAAATCAATCTTGGCAGATTAATCTTTGTTAATATCTAGAAGATGTGTTTCTATCATGCCATGACCTATAATCTGGACAGCTTTGCCTTGTAAGCGCTGCATTGTCACCAGATAAGGATGTTGATTTTCTCAGAGAATCATGTTTCTCATAACTGCCACAGTGATTCTTCCGATGTTAATCATCAGAATAGCTCAGTTTGATTGGTTTGTGGATAACTTCCTTGTTTGCTAATTTATGTGATTTCTGGCAACTGTTTGGGAAAATTGAATCTGAACACTGCAGGTCGCTGGCTCTGCAACTGTAAATAATAAAATATGCTAAATGCATCTGTATGTGTActtcatatgatattgttcatgCAAAGGGGAGAAATCTAACCCCCCTACCCTCACCCCAACCCCCTGTAAAAATGTTGAGCTGGCTCTAAAGTCACTGTCCTTGTGGCCCATAAATATACTTTTCTCCATCATTTAATTCAGAGCCAAAGGATCTCAAATTGTTCTAGTTTTGTCAATCACTGCTTTCAGGGAGACGTGTGGATCTGCATGGAAGTCATGGATACCTCTTTAGACAAATTCTATACGGAAGTTTACCCGAATAGCTCTATACCTGAGCCAATCTTAGCAAAGATAGCAACTTCAGTAAGTTTATTTCATCCTTGACCTTTGGTTTATCATTGAGAAGTTGTGGTttctgcttcttcctcttccaaGTTCAAATTGTTTTGGATATGCAAGCTACCAGTAGTTTATTACAATTTATAGAAtggttgtgtacattttctgatgcgTCCTAGAATTGTCGACTATAAAAGGAATGCTGTAAATTTATGAGTGCTGTGCTGCAGTAGCATTATGTCAATAATTTAATCTTTATCGTCTGCCTAGGATGTGGAAAAATATTCGAATTTACATTGTTATGTTACTAACCTCTTTTTTTATGTTGCCTACAGGTAGTAAAAGGTTTAGATTACCTCTGCAATAACGGCATCATGCATCGAGATGTTAAACCCTCCAATATTTTAATGAACCGTCAGGGCGATGTCAAATTGTGTGATTTTGGTGTCAGCAAGAAAATCATGGACTCAAT is drawn from Lineus longissimus chromosome 1, tnLinLong1.2, whole genome shotgun sequence and contains these coding sequences:
- the LOC135487318 gene encoding dual specificity mitogen-activated protein kinase kinase 6-like isoform X2 — its product is MADTPPNVSVSGEAGWRADGSRTGIRDLQHPNCGADVSIAQSGHKPVNDMEALSPGSPYHRGQSISPVHRGNLSSPESSPLSSGANSPREFRGGIQKPDNRHNVAGHRSANKGRKKPPGMGLKINVTSTPPPKAGPPRELDDRVTITVDDKVYDVKATDLERLGELGRGAYGVVEKRKHTPSGLIMAVKRIHCTVNSEEQKRLLMDLDVSMRSGNCVYMVKFYGALFREGDVWICMEVMDTSLDKFYTEVYPNSSIPEPILAKIATSVVKALDYLHSKLKVIHRDVKPSNILINRGGDVKICDFGISGQLVDSIAKTMEAGCKPYMAPERINPDTSSKGYDIKSDVWSFGITLMEIATGKFPYSNWKSIFEHIREVVEGTPPRLPDEGFSPEFREFVECCLQKNCADRKNYKELLSMPFIIKAEERDAEVDLAAYVQSVLGDNFNNTADIQRA
- the LOC135487318 gene encoding dual specificity mitogen-activated protein kinase kinase 6-like isoform X1 — translated: MADTPPNVSVSGEAGWRADGSRTGIRDLQHPNCGADVSIAQSGHKPVNDMEALSPGSPYHRGQSISPVHRGNLSSPESSPLSSGANSPREFRGGIQKPDNRHNVAGHRSANKGRKKPPGMGLKINVTSTPPPKAGPPRELDDRVTITVDDKVYDVKATDLERLGELGRGAYGVVEKRKHTPSGLIMAVKRIHCTVNSEEQKRLLMDLDVSMRSGNCVYMVKFYGALFREGDVWICMEVMDTSLDKFYTEVYPNSSIPEPILAKIATSVVKALDYLHSKLKVIHRDVKPSNILINRGGDVKICDFGISGQLVDSIAKTMEAGCKPYMAPERINPDTSSKGYDIKSDVWSFGITLFELATGQFPYTSWKTPFEQLKQVVHDDPPRLPPGKFSEDFEMFMESCLQKNCADRKNYKELLSMPFIIKAEERDAEVDLAAYVQSVLGDNFNNTADIQRA
- the LOC135487318 gene encoding dual specificity mitogen-activated protein kinase kinase 6-like isoform X3, producing the protein MADTPPNVSVSGEAGWRADGSRTGIRDLQHPNCGADVSIAQSGHKPVNDMEALSPGSPYHRGQSISPVHRGNLSSPESSPLSSGANSPREFRGGIQKPDNRHNVAGHRSANKGRKKPPGMGLKINVTSTPPPKAGPPRELDDRVTITVDDKVYDVKATDLERLGELGRGAYGVVEKRKHTPSGLIMAVKRIHCTVNSEEQKRLLMDLDVSMRSGNCVYMVKFYGALFREGDVWICMEVMDTSLDKFYTEVYPNSSIPEPILAKIATSVVKGLDYLCNNGIMHRDVKPSNILMNRQGDVKLCDFGVSKKIMDSMAKTRNAGTEPYLAPERINPDTSSKGYDIKSDVWSFGITLFELATGQFPYTSWKTPFEQLKQVVHDDPPRLPPGKFSEDFEMFMESCLQKNCADRKNYKELLSMPFIIKAEERDAEVDLAAYVQSVLGDNFNNTADIQRA